From Riemerella anatipestifer ATCC 11845 = DSM 15868, a single genomic window includes:
- a CDS encoding formimidoylglutamase, translating into MTIEEIVKPFPLGDYKPWQLGSLVCNEIKEGGVVLLFCSDDRGAGGSAVAKDFSAIRKCLYQLSKSDFGFPICDLGDLISGKSLEDTQYIVAEIVSKCIAEGALPIVIGGSNDLALSLYTAVKNHKEKISYTQINSFIHLEDVKESINERNFVSKILSKLSLKNYYHLGYQKHLNEPHSVSVLKEIDFEVLRLADMMNSTDLAEPFLRRAEVVSLSADAVESFSGEFSFHAQVNGLNKREICAYMKEIGLGENLMAFGLFNVNIDASYLVYNQLIAQMIWYFLEGLSIQKTHPKERQYENYLVVINNQDYTFKRDTFSGLWYFGNTDDILKCLPCAEKDYYNAKKGLLNPRFLK; encoded by the coding sequence ATGACTATTGAAGAGATTGTAAAGCCTTTTCCTTTAGGAGATTATAAACCATGGCAACTGGGTAGTTTGGTATGTAATGAGATAAAAGAAGGTGGAGTAGTGCTATTATTTTGCTCCGATGATAGAGGAGCAGGAGGATCTGCGGTGGCGAAAGATTTTAGTGCAATAAGAAAATGCTTATATCAACTTTCTAAGAGTGATTTTGGTTTTCCCATTTGTGATTTAGGAGATTTAATATCAGGAAAATCATTGGAAGATACTCAGTATATTGTTGCTGAAATTGTTTCTAAATGTATCGCTGAAGGTGCATTACCTATAGTTATTGGTGGTAGCAATGATTTGGCTCTTTCGTTATACACTGCGGTAAAAAATCATAAAGAGAAAATTTCTTATACACAAATTAACTCGTTTATACATTTAGAAGATGTGAAAGAAAGTATCAACGAGCGAAATTTTGTATCAAAAATATTGAGCAAACTTTCACTGAAGAATTATTATCATTTAGGCTATCAAAAACATTTGAACGAACCTCATTCGGTTTCTGTACTTAAAGAGATAGATTTTGAAGTGTTAAGGCTCGCTGATATGATGAACAGTACAGACCTAGCAGAACCTTTCTTAAGAAGGGCAGAAGTGGTAAGTCTTAGTGCTGATGCGGTGGAGAGTTTTAGTGGAGAGTTTTCTTTTCACGCTCAAGTTAACGGGTTGAATAAGAGAGAAATTTGTGCCTATATGAAAGAAATAGGCTTAGGTGAAAACTTAATGGCTTTTGGTCTGTTTAATGTAAATATAGACGCTTCTTATTTGGTTTACAATCAACTTATTGCCCAAATGATTTGGTATTTTTTAGAAGGTTTGAGCATACAGAAAACTCACCCTAAAGAACGCCAGTACGAAAATTATTTAGTGGTAATCAATAATCAAGATTATACTTTTAAGAGAGATACCTTTAGTGGATTATGGTATTTCGGAAATACCGATGATATTTTAAAATGTTTGCCTTGTGCTGAGAAAGATTATTATAATGCTAAAAAGGGACTTTTGAACCCTAGGTTTTTAAAATAA
- a CDS encoding GlsB/YeaQ/YmgE family stress response membrane protein, with translation MGILSWLLFGLIAGAIAKAIHPGKDPGGWLVTIVIGILGSMVGGWLGSMLFNIDVTGFNLKSFFVAVGGALILLVLYSKVIAKK, from the coding sequence ATGGGAATTTTATCTTGGCTATTATTTGGTCTTATTGCAGGTGCTATTGCTAAAGCTATTCATCCTGGGAAGGATCCTGGAGGATGGTTAGTAACTATTGTTATAGGTATTTTGGGAAGTATGGTAGGAGGCTGGTTGGGCTCTATGTTGTTTAACATAGATGTTACAGGCTTTAATCTCAAAAGTTTCTTTGTAGCGGTAGGAGGAGCGTTAATTTTACTGGTACTTTATTCAAAAGTAATCGCAAAAAAGTAG
- a CDS encoding DUF4295 family protein: protein MAKKVVATLQTSSKKMTKVVKMVKSPKTGAYVFEEKVMNADDVDAYLKK from the coding sequence ATGGCAAAAAAAGTAGTAGCAACCCTACAAACATCTTCTAAGAAGATGACAAAAGTAGTGAAAATGGTAAAGTCTCCTAAAACTGGGGCTTATGTTTTCGAAGAGAAAGTAATGAATGCAGATGATGTAGATGCTTATTTAAAAAAATAA
- the rpmG gene encoding 50S ribosomal protein L33: MAKKGNRVQVILECTEHKESGVAGMSRYITTKNKKNTTERLELKKYNPVLKKYTLHKEIK, encoded by the coding sequence ATGGCAAAAAAAGGGAATAGAGTCCAAGTGATTTTGGAATGTACAGAGCATAAAGAAAGTGGTGTTGCTGGAATGAGCAGATACATCACGACTAAGAATAAGAAGAATACAACGGAAAGATTAGAGCTTAAAAAGTATAATCCTGTTCTTAAAAAGTATACACTTCATAAAGAAATCAAGTAA
- a CDS encoding glycosyltransferase family 2 protein, with protein MKKVSVIVPVYNVERFLKKCLDSLVNQTLEDIEIIVVNDGSKDSSQAIITEYEDKYPNKIKAFQKENGGLSDARNFGLEQANGEYIGFVDSDDFVRETMFEEMYHLATKHQAEMVICNLQKVNEAGEVTQLLTQVPNMPEKIVLEEHFSVFSDMSYFACNKLFHRSLFQNKRFKKGVHFEDIQLIPQLLLECKVVAQTQTYHYQYLERTDSITKTHTEKGLDILKAVEDVENAFENSLYKHKKEELKGFQILEGFYTFLAYLAFVKDDELYKQLSQKLNAFLSERAISKKEILGYRRFGKNYLVSLSVKKQIYYLFYLLGLDKILRRLIH; from the coding sequence ATGAAGAAAGTTTCCGTTATTGTCCCTGTTTATAATGTTGAACGCTTTTTAAAAAAGTGTTTGGATTCATTGGTCAATCAAACATTAGAGGATATTGAAATTATCGTGGTAAATGACGGAAGTAAAGATAGCTCTCAGGCTATTATTACTGAGTATGAAGATAAGTATCCTAATAAAATAAAGGCGTTTCAAAAGGAAAATGGTGGATTAAGCGATGCTAGAAACTTTGGTTTAGAACAGGCGAACGGTGAGTATATAGGCTTTGTAGATAGCGATGATTTTGTGAGAGAAACAATGTTCGAAGAAATGTATCATCTTGCAACGAAGCATCAAGCAGAAATGGTAATATGTAATCTACAAAAAGTGAATGAAGCTGGAGAGGTCACTCAGTTACTCACACAAGTACCTAATATGCCTGAAAAAATAGTTTTAGAAGAACATTTTTCCGTTTTCTCTGATATGAGCTACTTTGCTTGTAATAAATTGTTTCATCGTAGTTTATTTCAGAATAAAAGATTTAAAAAAGGAGTTCATTTTGAGGATATACAACTTATTCCTCAATTATTGTTAGAGTGTAAAGTTGTTGCCCAAACTCAAACCTATCATTATCAATATTTAGAACGAACGGATTCTATCACTAAAACCCATACAGAGAAAGGTTTGGATATTTTAAAAGCGGTAGAAGATGTGGAAAATGCATTTGAAAACTCACTCTATAAGCATAAAAAAGAAGAGCTAAAAGGGTTTCAGATTTTAGAGGGTTTTTATACTTTTCTAGCCTATTTAGCATTTGTTAAAGATGATGAATTGTATAAGCAATTATCTCAAAAGTTAAATGCTTTTCTCTCTGAGCGAGCTATTTCTAAGAAAGAAATACTTGGTTATCGTAGATTTGGAAAGAATTATCTCGTATCTTTGTCAGTTAAAAAACAGATTTATTATCTGTTTTATTTGTTAGGGTTAGATAAAATTTTAAGAAGGCTAATTCACTAA
- the topA gene encoding type I DNA topoisomerase: protein MPKNLVIVESPAKAKTIQKYLGKDFEVLSSFGHIRDLPKKGMGINLNTFTPEYEVSTDKKELVSDLKAAAKKADMVWLASDEDREGEAIAWHLAQELKLKDEKIKRIVFHEITKNAILKAIENPRNIDKNLVNAQQARRVLDRIVGFEMSPVLWKKVKTGLSAGRVQSVAVRLIVEKEKEIQDFVPNSYYKTEGKFLNADNQEISAQLKKSFFEESEAKEFLTLAKNTAFKVLNIEKKPGKRTASAPFTTSTLQQEASNRLGYGITTTMRVAQRLYEEGYITYMRTDSVNLSQEAIEGAKEQIIKEFGQEYSEPRNYTTKSSSAQEAHEAIRPTDFKLKTVAGDTQLNRLYQLIYKRTLASQMANAQIEKTVVEIGNPKLPYNFEAQGEVIVFDGFLKVYGILKSEEEDAEDTEKTLPKVSVGESLTYQNIISVQKFTRPPARYTEAGLVKKLEELGIGRPSTYAPTIQTIQNREYVDKKEIAPQEREVIKLNLTSNKIDRKVLTENYGGDKNKFVPTDIGIVVNDFLTKNFAEVLDYGFTAKVEQDFDDIANGDEKWKEVLSGFYEKFHDKIEDVEENADRANGERILGEDPKTGKTVLVRIGRYGAMAQLGDSDDDNPIYSSLLSHQNINTITLEEALDLFKVPFDLEKVDGKTVSVGVGRFGPYVKWGETYISIPKEEDPLTVNQKRAEELIREKQKADAPITTFKGEPVTKGTGHFGPFLKYKNIFVNVPKKYDFENLSQDDIVELIEAKLEKEANRYIKQWEKEGISIENGRWGPFIKFNKTNFRIPKNGDEKYTAEELKEVPLEEIKKWIVAQDKNAFAEKKTTKKKTVTKKK, encoded by the coding sequence ATGCCCAAAAACTTAGTCATCGTAGAGTCTCCTGCAAAGGCGAAAACTATCCAAAAATATTTAGGTAAAGATTTTGAAGTATTGTCTAGTTTTGGACACATTAGGGATTTGCCTAAAAAAGGGATGGGGATTAATCTTAATACCTTTACTCCAGAATATGAGGTGTCTACGGACAAAAAGGAGTTGGTGTCGGATTTAAAAGCAGCAGCGAAGAAAGCGGATATGGTATGGCTAGCATCTGATGAGGACCGAGAGGGAGAAGCTATTGCTTGGCATCTGGCTCAAGAGCTTAAGTTAAAGGATGAAAAAATAAAAAGAATTGTGTTCCACGAAATTACTAAAAATGCAATTCTAAAAGCTATAGAAAATCCTAGAAATATAGATAAAAACTTAGTGAACGCTCAACAGGCTAGGCGTGTTTTGGATAGGATAGTAGGTTTTGAAATGTCTCCCGTCCTTTGGAAGAAAGTAAAAACAGGACTTTCTGCGGGCAGAGTTCAGTCGGTTGCAGTTAGGCTTATCGTAGAAAAAGAAAAGGAAATACAAGACTTTGTTCCTAACTCCTATTATAAAACAGAAGGGAAGTTTTTAAACGCTGATAATCAAGAAATATCAGCTCAGTTGAAAAAGAGCTTTTTTGAAGAGTCAGAGGCGAAAGAATTTTTAACCTTAGCGAAAAATACAGCGTTTAAAGTTCTTAATATAGAAAAAAAGCCAGGTAAAAGAACAGCTTCTGCTCCTTTTACGACTTCAACTTTACAACAAGAAGCGAGTAATCGCCTAGGTTATGGAATTACCACTACGATGAGGGTGGCTCAGCGATTATACGAGGAAGGGTATATTACTTATATGAGAACCGATTCGGTTAATTTATCTCAAGAAGCGATAGAGGGAGCCAAAGAACAAATTATCAAAGAATTTGGGCAGGAATACTCTGAACCGAGAAACTATACTACTAAATCATCTTCTGCACAGGAAGCTCACGAGGCTATTCGTCCTACGGATTTCAAACTAAAAACAGTTGCGGGAGATACTCAACTTAATAGGCTTTATCAGCTCATCTATAAGAGAACGCTGGCTAGCCAAATGGCAAATGCTCAAATAGAAAAAACCGTTGTTGAGATAGGTAATCCAAAGTTGCCGTATAATTTTGAAGCTCAGGGGGAGGTTATTGTATTCGATGGTTTTTTAAAGGTTTATGGTATATTAAAATCGGAGGAAGAAGATGCAGAAGATACCGAAAAAACTTTACCAAAGGTAAGTGTTGGGGAGAGTTTAACTTATCAAAATATCATTTCCGTTCAGAAGTTCACTCGCCCACCTGCACGATATACAGAGGCAGGGCTTGTGAAGAAACTTGAAGAATTGGGTATTGGTAGACCTTCTACTTACGCTCCAACCATACAAACCATACAAAATAGAGAGTATGTAGATAAAAAAGAGATTGCTCCGCAGGAAAGGGAAGTTATTAAACTTAACCTCACTTCAAATAAGATAGATAGAAAGGTTTTAACCGAAAATTACGGTGGAGATAAAAATAAATTTGTACCTACGGATATAGGTATTGTAGTTAATGATTTCTTAACCAAAAATTTTGCAGAAGTTTTAGACTACGGTTTTACAGCTAAGGTGGAACAAGATTTTGATGACATTGCGAACGGTGATGAAAAATGGAAGGAGGTGCTTTCAGGGTTTTATGAAAAATTCCATGATAAAATAGAAGATGTAGAGGAAAATGCAGATAGAGCGAATGGAGAGAGAATTTTAGGGGAAGACCCTAAAACGGGAAAGACGGTTTTAGTGAGAATTGGTAGATATGGAGCTATGGCTCAGCTAGGAGATAGTGATGATGATAATCCCATTTACTCTTCGTTATTGTCCCACCAGAATATCAATACCATCACATTAGAAGAAGCCTTAGACTTGTTTAAAGTCCCTTTTGATTTAGAAAAAGTAGACGGCAAGACTGTTTCGGTGGGGGTAGGTCGTTTTGGACCTTATGTGAAGTGGGGCGAAACTTACATTAGTATTCCCAAAGAGGAAGACCCCTTAACTGTAAATCAAAAAAGAGCTGAAGAGCTGATTAGAGAAAAACAAAAAGCAGATGCTCCTATAACAACATTTAAAGGAGAGCCAGTAACTAAAGGGACAGGGCATTTTGGACCTTTCTTGAAGTATAAAAATATTTTCGTAAATGTGCCTAAGAAGTATGATTTTGAAAATCTTAGTCAAGATGATATTGTGGAACTCATAGAAGCTAAGTTAGAGAAAGAAGCTAACCGTTACATTAAACAATGGGAAAAAGAAGGTATTTCTATAGAGAATGGAAGGTGGGGACCGTTTATCAAATTTAATAAAACTAATTTCAGGATTCCTAAAAATGGAGATGAGAAATACACTGCTGAAGAATTGAAAGAAGTACCTTTGGAAGAGATTAAAAAATGGATTGTAGCACAGGATAAAAATGCTTTTGCAGAGAAAAAAACAACTAAAAAGAAAACCGTAACTAAGAAAAAATAG
- the rpmB gene encoding 50S ribosomal protein L28: MSRICQITGKRAMVGNHVSHANNKTKRRFEINLLEKKFYLPEQEKHITLKVSAHGLRVINKIGIEEAVERATRNGFIK; encoded by the coding sequence ATGTCAAGAATTTGCCAAATAACAGGAAAGCGTGCAATGGTAGGAAACCATGTTTCTCACGCTAATAACAAAACGAAGCGTCGTTTTGAGATTAACTTATTAGAGAAGAAGTTTTACCTTCCTGAGCAAGAGAAACATATTACACTTAAAGTTTCTGCTCACGGATTGAGAGTAATTAACAAGATTGGAATTGAGGAGGCTGTAGAAAGAGCAACTCGTAACGGATTTATCAAATAA
- the ftsY gene encoding signal recognition particle-docking protein FtsY → MSWFKKIFKKEEKETLDRGLEKSSQGFFEKISKAVIGKSKVDDEVLDDLEEVLIASDVGAQTTIKIIERIEDRVARDKYVGVDELHKLLKEEITALLLENPHADTGNIDEAKKPYVIMVVGVNGVGKTTTIGKLAHQFKTQGKKVVLGAADTFRAAAVDQLVIWSERVGVPIVKQNMGSDPASVAFDTVQSAVAQNADVVLIDTAGRLHNKVNLMNELSKIKRVMQKVIPDAPHEVLLVLDGSTGQNAFEQAKQFTAATEVNALAVTKLDGTAKGGVVIGISDQFQVPVKYIGVGEKMEDLQLFNGTEFVDSLFKKKS, encoded by the coding sequence ATGAGTTGGTTTAAAAAAATATTCAAAAAAGAAGAGAAGGAAACTTTAGATAGAGGGTTAGAAAAGTCAAGTCAAGGCTTTTTTGAAAAAATATCCAAAGCAGTCATAGGGAAAAGTAAGGTAGATGATGAAGTTTTAGATGATTTGGAAGAGGTTCTTATTGCATCAGATGTAGGGGCTCAGACAACTATCAAGATTATCGAACGAATTGAAGATAGAGTTGCTAGGGATAAGTATGTTGGTGTAGATGAACTACATAAGCTTCTTAAAGAAGAAATTACAGCATTGCTTTTAGAAAATCCTCATGCTGATACGGGGAATATAGATGAGGCTAAAAAACCTTACGTAATAATGGTGGTGGGAGTCAATGGAGTAGGTAAAACAACTACGATAGGTAAATTAGCACATCAGTTTAAAACACAGGGTAAAAAAGTGGTGCTAGGAGCAGCAGATACTTTTAGAGCGGCGGCGGTGGACCAGCTGGTGATATGGAGTGAGCGAGTAGGTGTACCTATTGTAAAGCAAAATATGGGTTCTGACCCTGCTTCTGTTGCCTTTGATACAGTGCAATCTGCAGTAGCTCAAAATGCAGATGTAGTACTTATAGATACAGCTGGGAGGCTTCATAATAAAGTAAATCTAATGAATGAATTGTCTAAGATAAAAAGAGTAATGCAGAAAGTAATTCCTGATGCTCCACATGAGGTTTTATTGGTATTAGACGGTTCTACAGGGCAAAATGCATTTGAACAAGCTAAGCAATTTACTGCTGCAACAGAAGTTAATGCTCTTGCGGTTACAAAATTAGATGGTACAGCAAAAGGAGGTGTGGTTATTGGTATTTCTGATCAATTTCAAGTTCCTGTAAAATATATAGGGGTAGGAGAGAAGATGGAAGACTTGCAGTTATTTAATGGCACGGAGTTTGTTGACTCTCTCTTCAAGAAAAAGAGTTGA